The sequence below is a genomic window from Phoenix dactylifera cultivar Barhee BC4 chromosome 8, palm_55x_up_171113_PBpolish2nd_filt_p, whole genome shotgun sequence.
AGATCTCAGGGCCAAGTTTAAGGAATTTGATGGAGCTCAGTTGGATGTGCAGACAAGAAAATCCTGGGCGACTGTATGTGATTATGTTTTGAAAGAAGACAATGATCCTATTCTTTGGGGAGATAATGCAACCCTGCAGCATGCAGGcacaaataattttataaatttggATCAGATCGAAACGGAGCATAgaattaaaaattcaaaattatccAAAATTCAAATAGGTTAGGTCGAATCTAAATTCAATAAACTCATATCTAACTCGAAAAATAGAACATGTCCCATTTACAGTCTTAAACATAAATGGTTCAGCTTCTCTTGTTCAATAATAAGCTTTATGTACATCCTATCAATTACAGAATTAGACAAGGTTGCTCCTAAAACtctcatattttatttaaaaatttccaaaggttGCGCCATTGTGCCAGGGATCAACGCACGGGCACTCGTCAATGATGATCCTGTCGCTTCCCGGATATGCTATtactttagggctcgtttggttcgcgggaagcatttttcttcaggaatcatattcctaagaAGATGATGCCTGAAAAACTacatttggcatgtttggttgaccatgagaaagtgacagattttcagagtgcttatgtttagttgatcatccactttcctgaaaaagttatatgtaattcctattatacttttaataataataggtctttaatgcctctttaatgctaaagggccttttttaaaaaaataaaaattgagtgATTCCTAGaaagtaactttttcatgtttctcatggaaatttttttttaataaaatataaaaattatatttttgtgagaatatttttttttttttttttgaaaatctctATTAAATAAGagatatttcattttttttttttaattgaccatgcttctctctcttctttttttctgggACCAAAGGAGCCTTTAGAGGAACCGCTTCTTTAAGTCGGTCGTGATCCTGTCGCTTCCCGGATCCTATCTGAACCGCCTCGCTCGCACCTTAATATAAAGCAAGCCTAAAGAACGGCGATgtctctcttttcctcctcccCTTTTTTCCCTTCTCCGGAGTTCGACCGTTTCTGCGATGTTTCAGCCAGGGTTTCGAGGACGGGGCGGACATGGTTTCGATGACAGCGGGTGAGATTGTTCTGATCCTTTTCTTTCGCATCCCCTCTTTTGATTCTCGTATTTCTTATAGAATCTTCCTTTGATGGATCTCTGGTCGATCGGCGTCCTAAATTATCTCGCTGAGGTTTTCTCATTCTCTTACATTTCTTGAGGTCTTGTGGCGATTGATATGCTAGAGTTTTGTTCTTGCTTCTGATTCTTGTTCATGCGATATTCTTTCGTTTTCTTTAGGATTTTGGTTCGTTCTGATCACCCGAAGTGATCAAGAATGCCAACATTTTACATAGCCCTGATAATAAGGACaagatttttgttttcttattttACTCGTTCCATGATCGTATTTTCTCATTTCATGCCAGGAAACCCAGCAATGATTGATGGACAGTTATGAGATAATTGTCAAGAACTAAAGTAAATATTCcttatttttaaaattctatatttttattcttttagttttctttctAGTTCATGGGATTCTTGATTTGCTCAAGAAATTCAGCAATGGGGTTAGCAGAATCATGAGAAAGTTGCCTTCTGCAGTGATTTTTTTCCCCCGTTAAAGCATCGAGAGATGACTGTTTATGTGATAACATGGGACAATTTGTTACACTGAACTTGTTCTTGGCATGAGGCTGTCTCTGTCAGAAGCATGTGTGCAGTTATCTCTAGAGTTAGATTCTTGGCCATTAATCTCAGATTTGCACACCAGAAGTCTAGCCAATAGTAGAAGGCTGCGATAGGTGCATATTTTGCCATAAAGTAACTTAAGATTGAGAACGAAGTAATAAATTTGCAAGTGAGATCTTATTCTATTTCACTTTTactaattattttcttttccctgAGAACTTTATCTAAAATGTAActtcttttttccctctttcGGGGTGGGGGGAGGGGGTATTTTCAGATCTGGGACAGAGCAGGACAGGAAAGGTCTCAGAGTCTTGGAGTGGCATTTTGTAGAGGGACTGATTGCTGCATACTGGTTTAGGATGCCAATGATCTGTGGTCTGTTGAAAACCCTTGGATTCTGGCACCGGGAGTTTCTGGAAAAGGTTTGTAATTCACCAGTTCCCTTTCAAATGCCTATTTGTAGAAGCACTAAAAGGATAAACAGCTTTTGCCTCTTATCTTTCTTTATCTAAAGTTCTTCAacttacaattccattttcttgAGAGATTGACCAGATCATGTTTGGTACACTCTATTGTATGTTAAAAGGAGGTTTTTATAGCCTATGTAGTTCTCTGACCAGTAAACTGCAACTTCAGAAATGTGTGAGATATAAACTCATCAAGCATACCAGTATTTGCATGAACCAATAATGAGATGAAATGAACATTCATTGCCTAAAAGCTGTTTAGCTCAATTGTCCACTCATATTTTAAACAAACATATGTGCTGAACAATGATTAACTCAATTTTGTATTACATTGACCAGGATGGACCGTATGTGCACATTAAGTATCAAATCCTTGATTTGAATGGGGTTGATGCAAATCTGGAAGGATAGCTTTACTCTGGAGTTGTGCCATTTGAATTCTACATGTCAAGCCTTATCTGTCTTGCCCCTCCTGAAAATTGCAATCACTTTTTTGCATTTATTGCTTCTACACTGGAACAAGTGAAAGGAGTCTGGAGGGCTGTTATGAGAAGTTCGGCAGGCAGTTGgctatttgaaattttgaatgattTGATACATGTAGAACGTATTAGTTTTTGTGACAAGAAATCATGTTAGTATTGCATCTAATATTTGCTAGTTTTTGGCATATGAACGACATCTGATATTGATGATCATCTCCAGTGCTTGGATGACTGAGATCAAACAGAGACTTTAACTCTGACAGTTGTAATCACATTGAGATAATTAATTGGATTGGTTGAACAGATGGATGGCTATGAAATTATGATTACGCATGAGAAAGATAGGGAAGTTAGTGAGGGATTATGATCTAATTGAGTTTAGAATTAGGGATCAATTATCGGAGCGATCTGGCCTAGGGATGTCTTTTCCAGAAAAGGATTCACAATATCTGTAGGTAGCCTTAGTTCATGTACTTGCACCAGTGGTCAACAATTAGTTGTGAAGATTTGGCCATTATAGaactttttataaatttaaattattgctGGAAACTTGACTAAAGTGAGCCTCTACAAGATGGGTTCTGTCTCTCAGGCACTTCTGTGTACATTTTCTAAAATTACTCAGGCTTGTTGAGATATATGCTATATGCTGTTTTCTGGGGATACAAGGAATGGGGATTTCCTTTGAACTTGCAGGTTCATAGGAAACTTATGCAAAGATTTCAATTGTGCAGGTGTGGATAATTACTGAATCTTCTAGATTGAACTTGTAGATTGAATCTAAAAATAGCAAGATTTCTCATGAATCCTTTAGTTTCATGtgtaattattttagaaattttttattaatttattaaattccATACGTTTGTTAAATTTACTGTTTATGTTATTTGGAATATACTATATAACTAATTTAAAGTTTGCATATTTGGCTAATGTTTGTATTTTGATAATATATCATAATTTGGGAAAatataggaatttttaattccaaaatcaaaatttattttgaggatgtggtGATCATTTCTTATCGTGGAAAAAAACACATCATGCagataactaaataaataaatatcttGTTGGATATAGCCCTTCAATGAATGCTTTTGGTTCCATATTGCTTTAAATGTTTTATGGAAAATTACTTGCACCTCCCAttctttaaaaattttcaattagACCATGAAGAAGATCTAGATTTCTATCTTCATATTCATTTAGTGTTCCCATGAGTAAGATTGCATCATTCTGCTGCTAGATAGCTAACTCTGTTTGCAACTGCTAAATTGTAAAGTGTAAAAGATGCACATTGATTATCAGCAACTCTTGTTCTGCACTCTTTTTTCCACTTTTCTTTGCTGGACATGCTGACATGTATTTTACAATGTCTCAGTAACAATATCAGTTAATTGTACTCCCATGAATGTTTGAGCTTATGAACAACCATGCCTGTGTATTGAATCAGAAATATGGTGCTTCATGCATGCTAACATACTTTTTGTGCCTAGAGGATTTCAGGCTGTTTTTGGGTAGTGATATAGAGGTGTATCAGCAGAGGCAAGACCAACGGATGGATGATTATCCCCAAAACTCAGATCTAAACCTTCGAAATTCTCCTTTCCTTCACTTTCCAAGCACTCTGCTTGATATGCTGATTGATTGTTATAGTTGATGGTTTTACATACAATATATATGGGTTCATGGAAGAGCCAGGATCCGGTATTGAGACCAAAGGATATAGGACCAGTTGTAAGGGGGAGAAATAGGGCAAGGTGGGTCTTTTTCGAGGTTTAGATGGCATCTGTATCTTACCATAGTAATACGCTGATAATCTGTGCAATTTTATTTGTTACATTCATATCCTATATATATGCAGCTGGACTAAAATGTTTTTTCTGTTTATTCTAAATATGTAAAGAGAAGATACACGAAGAGAATTTGTAGCTATAAAGGGTTACAATATACATAAATAAAATTCCTATTTGTTACTATGGTTATTAATTTGTTTAAATTGAATGAGAATCTAAGCGCTGCAGCTTTTGTCTCTGCAGAAAATGACACATAATTTCAGCGGCTCAAATGATGATCGGGCAAAGAGAATATATTGCATAAAGGCAGATCTGTAAGTGCTTTTCATGGGTTTGATTCGAGATATTGGCGCATGgatattttttattcttatttttaaacTGACGAACAAGCAGCCACATGATTCGCGCATGAAATATAGGCAAGAATATGATTGCTGTCGTCTGGATATCTACTTTTTGTTACAAAATATTTGGAGAACCTTCATCTTATATCATCAAGAAGAAGCCGCCATAATGGTTTAGTACTGAGTGATTTTCTCATGAATCATTACATAAAAATGAGAGCTAACAGCTCAATCAGTGCCTTTTACACAACTTAGATGGGTAAGATGTGCTCTCTGTTCTTTGTTGCAGGACAATTTTGTTGTAAGGGGATTCAGCCAAGAGTAATCAGTTGGATTTCCGCTCTACCTTGGTTTGGTTTTCCGTTCAACTTGTGTTTCATGAGGCTAGTTCTgcctcaaatatttttttttttttttttgatacatcgGCACCTCACACACAACGGGGCATGAGTACAGCCCAAAAAGTCAGAAAGTAAGAGCCCATTGGTTTTGTTGCTCTTATTCTCTTCTGGTTCTTCCCGTCTTTGTTCTCTGTAGATTCGGCTGACACTGTATTTCTCCTTTGCTCCacgaaaacaaaaaacaaaaaaagaaaggaaaaaattagGCAGATGGCACATTGGTCAGCCTTGCGCAAGTCTCACACCCTCGCAGGTCTGTCGTCATATTAGATTCTCCCGCCGTCTATATGTTATCTTTCTCGGTAGGTATGTACAATTTTAGGCGGCTGCACGAATGAGCATCATAGCCAACAATCTCTGGAAATTCGTGGTACACCCGTCGAACGTGTTACACGTTCTTTAGCAAAGTTTGAGACTGGCAGATAAGAACAATCCGGCTTTCTAACAACTCCTCTTTCAGTCAACGAGACTCGCATTTTAGATTCCATTATCTTGGGCCAGTCGGCTTTCCCACACTTCATTCAGTGGCTCATCAAGTATGAAAAATTATACACTGCTAGGCAAAAGTCTTGCAAGTCGCTTGGAGGACCAACCTTCTGAAGAATAATGGTAAGATGCGAAACGTGGCTTGCTTGGAGAGCTAACCTTCTGAAACAATTTCCAATTTCCAGGAGTCCTTTGTATCAGGGCAACGCGTCCCTATCTGACAACATTTTCTAGCAGCAACCGAATCTTCTGTCTCTTTTGTGGTGGTGCTGAATTCACTCTCAGTTTTTCAGTTGATATACCAATATATGCACTTGGCAAACCTTACCCATTTGTACCATATGATTGTGCCTTGCCGTTATGCTCGACTGTCCTGACAAACAGTACAGTGGAATAAAAGGTGCCGAGGTTCTAATTTGTAAGAGGTTGAGCACATACGATCTTTTTAAGCACTATATATCTTGATGCTCATAGTAGATTTCACATTAAAAAGACCTTGTACATAGTAAATCCTGGATGGATTTCTATCTTTCCGACAACTGTTTTCCCTCCATACATTTTGAACCCTTTGGTGGTTATAATAATgtgatatgattttatttttcaatatatTATCTCGGTGCAGGTTTTAGAGACATCTAATTGAATTGCAATGCATTCTTCCCCATTTTATCTCTAGTTAAGGGATTAGATGCATCCTGATATATCACGGGCATTTTGTTCTTAGAATCGTATCTTGCATGAAGGCCAGCTGGTCCAACTCTGTTCTGAGGCAGGAAAATTATGTTGTCCAAGCTTGCAAGCATATCCGCACGCATGTCATCTTCGGATCTCAAAAGATGCTCGcaacctctcttcttcttttttttccgtgTCATGGGCATTAGGAAAAGGTAACAAGGATGTCATACCAACCTCATGACCTTGTCAAAGTTtcatctttttcatttgattgGCGCAGCATTTAATAACCAACAATAAAATCTaagtcttttcttcctttttatttcaGAGATTCCGTCTGCTAACTCGATCTATAATTCTATCGGGATGATTAATAGTTTGCATCACATGTTTTTGATCGTTAAAATAATATTCTCACCGAAATTGATTATACTTGTTGTTTTAATTAGAGACTTTATTATATGAACTTTAGACATGTAGAACTAGTGAAATACTTCAAACTAGTTTGTGATTGCTCATTTTCATCAGTGTGAATTCATTACTTCGGCAGCATGACCCCAGGAACAATGGCGTTTACTTATCACCAAAACTTTTGGACTTATTAGTATATTTTATTGTAACCATGAATGAAATGGTTCCCTGCAAGAGTTGACCCGCAACTTATACTACAAATGATGAAGGTTCAATGTATTGATATCATATTTTGGTTGGGAGATGCTTCTCGGACAGCACGTTATGGGACATATTCCAATGTTCAGCCAATGCAACATACTTCTTTTATCACCGTGGCATTAACTGGACCATGACATGTCTTATTCGATTCTTTTTAAAATATCTTCTGATGTATACATTTGAAGGGAAATGATGCCATGTTTCAAGACTCAAAAACGTTGGACATCCATGGACGAGCAACGGGGAATGCGTTGGCCCGATGAGCTGGAGGATCTAATCGGGTTTCCGGACAGACTTTTGGCCCAAAAATGTCCCGCGGGGCACAAGTCAATCGCTCTCGTCGACGAGCGGATCTACTCGGGTTTCCGGACAGACTTTTGGCTCAAAAATGTTCCACGGGGCACGGGTCAATCGCTCTCGTCGCCGAGCGGATCGGTCCTTCTTCACCTAGATTTGACCTGCCCATTCAAAAAAGTCATCCGCTAATTAACCACGCATGGGGAGGACTTTTCTTTTCGTGAACCATCTTTACACCCTGGATGATGTTACGGTCCATCGACCCCATTTTACCGGAGCGTAGCATAATAAATGAACTaagttataaaaaatattaaaattaaaaataaattatatttatatttaacagTATAAAAATTTATGCTTATTTATCTAATACTTTAATTCGTAacttaataaaatattagtcaaaccgttaattttaataaatttaagTACCAAatcagaaatttttttaaaaataaccaAAATGACTTTATGCCATATAACAGCcgacataaaaaaaatat
It includes:
- the LOC103720798 gene encoding uncharacterized protein LOC103720798 isoform X3 — encoded protein: MFQPGFRGRGGHGFDDSGSGTEQDRKGLRVLEWHFVEGLIAAYWFRMPMICGLLKTLGFWHREFLEKKMTHNFSGSNDDRAKRIYCIKADLTILL
- the LOC103720798 gene encoding uncharacterized protein LOC103720798 isoform X1, with protein sequence MFQPGFRGRGGHGFDDSGSGTEQDRKGLRVLEWHFVEGLIAAYWFRMPMICGLLKTLGFWHREFLEKKMTHNFSGSNDDRAKRIYCIKADLQEYDCCRLDIYFLLQNIWRTFILYHQEEAAIMDNFVVRGFSQE
- the LOC103720798 gene encoding uncharacterized protein LOC103720798 isoform X2 — translated: MFQPGFRGRGGHGFDDSGSGTEQDRKGLRVLEWHFVEGLIAAYWFRMPMICGLLKTLGFWHREFLEKKMTHNFSGSNDDRAKRIYCIKADLHMIRA